One genomic window of Desulfonatronovibrio magnus includes the following:
- a CDS encoding DsbA family protein yields the protein MKKLSVFVLFCVLAMPCLSWAGLNQDALMDNVLKRFQSLMAAQGGNADSLSAESIEIEKKVPFEVTLSGHNIELYAIKVALQDEASGMKQNVTLIVDSTGAIQLDGALVDLATGSSVHQEAMDELNRLDREMEVGDVLFQGQGEIDVLFLSDPFCPYCRHAYDYLIEQKGRINKFKIAHFPISPTSGAVALTLLMMEHKGEDNFQDVVEFAYTIDRGQLSGNADHSVIDIFNEQFQVFDDSPEDVFEYLQSKHQNKLAEEMSVMRDMGLTGTPLIIVDRVMVSGFNRDRIDKLLDKK from the coding sequence ATGAAAAAATTATCAGTTTTTGTCCTGTTCTGCGTGCTTGCAATGCCTTGCCTGTCATGGGCAGGGCTAAATCAGGACGCATTGATGGACAATGTCTTGAAACGCTTTCAATCTCTAATGGCAGCGCAGGGAGGCAACGCGGACTCACTATCTGCAGAGAGTATTGAGATTGAAAAAAAGGTTCCTTTTGAGGTGACCTTGAGCGGACATAATATTGAACTGTATGCCATCAAAGTTGCTCTGCAGGATGAAGCATCCGGCATGAAACAAAATGTTACTCTGATTGTAGACAGTACCGGTGCCATTCAGTTAGATGGTGCTCTTGTAGACCTGGCAACTGGTTCATCAGTCCATCAGGAAGCCATGGATGAGCTTAACAGGCTGGACAGGGAGATGGAAGTAGGGGATGTCCTTTTCCAGGGTCAGGGTGAGATAGATGTGCTTTTTTTGAGCGATCCTTTCTGCCCATACTGCAGGCATGCGTATGATTACCTTATTGAGCAGAAAGGCAGGATTAATAAGTTTAAAATAGCTCATTTTCCCATCAGCCCTACTTCAGGAGCAGTCGCCCTGACATTGCTGATGATGGAGCACAAGGGTGAGGATAATTTTCAGGATGTTGTGGAATTCGCCTACACAATAGACAGGGGTCAGCTTTCAGGCAATGCTGACCATTCCGTTATTGATATTTTTAATGAACAATTCCAGGTTTTTGATGATTCTCCTGAAGATGTTTTTGAATATCTGCAAAGCAAACACCAAAACAAGCTTGCCGAGGAAATGAGTGTAATGCGGGACATGGGACTTACTGGAACACCCCTGATTATTGTTGACAGGGTTATGGTAAGTGGATTTAACCGGGACAGGATTGATAAGCTTCTGGATAAAAAATAA
- a CDS encoding RNA recognition motif domain-containing protein, giving the protein MTNLYVGNLPWSTTETQLKDLFAQYGEVTSAKIIEDRETGRSRGFGFVEMENGSEEAIEALNGSDLDGRSIKVNVAKPKRDSRF; this is encoded by the coding sequence ATGACCAATCTGTATGTTGGCAATCTGCCGTGGAGCACAACTGAGACCCAGCTTAAAGACCTTTTTGCTCAGTATGGTGAAGTTACTTCAGCCAAGATTATTGAAGATCGTGAAACCGGTCGTTCCCGCGGTTTTGGGTTCGTTGAAATGGAGAATGGCTCAGAAGAGGCTATTGAAGCATTAAACGGATCTGACTTGGATGGACGCAGTATCAAGGTGAATGTTGCCAAGCCAAAAAGAGATTCCAGATTCTAA
- a CDS encoding KamA family radical SAM protein: protein MRAPDYINDIKKVSGMSPQELENLKPVMDKFEFRSNDYYLSLIDWNDPSDPIRRIIIPCQEEMDQWGKLDPSNEKKYSVLPGLQHKYRSTAVFLASDACGGYCRYCFRKRLFIYPEQRETLTDFEAAFNYVREHKEINNVLITGGDGLMLSSGKLENLISNLRTIEHVKIIRIGTKLLSYNPYRVINDPGLLDLVRKYSRPDRRIYFMLHFSHPNEITEVSLDACDRLIKAGAVLCNQTPILRGVNDDPKVMGELFNQISYMGIAPYYVFLCRPTVGNLTFAVPVEEAFHIFQTARGMCSGLGKRAKLTMSHADGKIEVVAMTDDNIIFRIHRAADPYDSGKIFICKRNSKAYWFDDYQEILEVIHHQKLEY, encoded by the coding sequence ATGCGAGCACCAGATTATATTAATGATATCAAAAAAGTAAGTGGAATGTCACCCCAGGAACTTGAAAATCTCAAACCAGTTATGGATAAATTTGAATTCAGGTCCAATGATTACTACCTCTCACTCATCGACTGGAATGATCCATCTGATCCCATCAGAAGAATCATAATCCCATGTCAGGAAGAAATGGATCAGTGGGGTAAGCTGGACCCTTCCAACGAAAAAAAATATTCAGTTTTGCCCGGTCTTCAGCATAAATACAGAAGTACAGCAGTTTTTCTGGCCAGTGACGCTTGTGGTGGCTATTGCAGGTATTGTTTCAGAAAAAGGCTGTTCATCTACCCGGAACAAAGAGAAACCCTGACAGATTTTGAAGCTGCCTTTAATTATGTCCGTGAGCATAAAGAAATCAACAATGTACTGATTACAGGCGGAGATGGTCTCATGCTTTCTTCAGGCAAACTGGAAAACCTGATCAGCAACCTTAGAACTATAGAGCATGTCAAAATCATTCGCATTGGCACTAAACTACTTTCATACAACCCATATCGGGTCATCAATGATCCTGGACTGCTTGATCTGGTCAGGAAGTACAGCAGGCCCGACAGAAGAATTTATTTCATGCTCCACTTTTCCCACCCCAATGAAATCACTGAGGTCAGCTTAGACGCCTGTGACAGGCTGATTAAGGCTGGAGCTGTTTTGTGCAATCAGACGCCGATTCTAAGAGGTGTTAATGATGACCCCAAAGTAATGGGTGAGTTGTTCAACCAAATATCATACATGGGTATTGCCCCGTATTATGTTTTCCTGTGCAGACCAACTGTGGGCAATCTTACATTTGCTGTCCCGGTTGAGGAAGCTTTCCATATTTTTCAGACTGCTCGCGGCATGTGCTCAGGCCTGGGCAAAAGAGCCAAACTGACCATGTCTCACGCGGATGGAAAAATTGAAGTCGTTGCCATGACCGATGATAATATAATATTTCGCATTCACAGGGCAGCAGACCCGTATGACAGTGGAAAGATCTTTATCTGCAAACGAAACTCCAAGGCCTATTGGTTTGATGACTACCAGGAAATATTAGAAGTTATTCATCACCAGAAACTGGAGTATTAA
- a CDS encoding heavy metal translocating P-type ATPase, protein MNNQTYKFKIKGMTCSACAARVERAAAWVDGVEKASINQATEVLHVEAGQELNTEEILGAVQKAGYEATLQEDDVRTVRLKVKGMTCAACVARVENLLKKQPGVREAFVNLAGETATVKITSRANMKSIAQASEKAGYPIDVMKDESPDYQEDQSVRLNEMRSKAILAMAFAIPLMVVSMGEMVGIPLPGIISHHANPLNFALAQLFLTLPIVWSGRHFYRYGFRNLIHGAPNMDSLIAIGTGAALVYSTWNLVEIFLGHMPHQRAMDLYYESAAVIIAMVSLGKYLEQKAKTKTSDAIRQLIKLRPDKAVVLENGEQITINVEDIQKGQVLVVRPGERIPVDGIVVRGSSAVDESMLTGESIPKTKEEGDRVYGGTLNTNGNIRFKAENVGSETALARIIKMIEDAQGSKAPIASMVDRVSLYFVPVVIILAFVSGLAWLFIGQAEFTFALRIFIAVLVIACPCALGLATPTAIMVGTGRGAQLGVLIKGGEVLEAAKSVQVVIFDKTGTLTKGKPSLTDTILVDEKENRDELLRYLFAVEDQSEHPLAKAVVESLKDEIQGEGIEPDNFQSIPGKGVSARINNRKIIVGSFGLFEELMPEVLRLSFLEETRKTLSAQGKTPLLVSLDEKIVMALGVADEIRPEAPEVIQKLKSAGIKVVMLTGDNAVTAEAIAKKAGIDDVRAQVLPENKASEVQAYQQQGYKVAMVGDGINDAPALTVADVGISMGTGIDVAIESGDVVLMRGDLTGVLTALDLSRATVRNIRQNLFWAFIYNVCGLPVAAGLLKLFGGPTLSPMFAGAAMAMSSVSVVTNALRLRFYKPK, encoded by the coding sequence ATGAACAATCAGACATACAAGTTCAAAATTAAAGGCATGACTTGTTCAGCTTGTGCCGCAAGAGTAGAAAGGGCGGCTGCCTGGGTTGATGGTGTAGAAAAAGCATCAATTAATCAGGCTACGGAAGTTTTACATGTTGAGGCCGGTCAGGAATTGAATACTGAAGAAATTCTTGGTGCTGTTCAGAAAGCTGGCTATGAAGCCACGCTTCAGGAAGATGATGTCCGGACTGTTCGTTTAAAAGTTAAAGGCATGACCTGCGCTGCCTGCGTGGCAAGAGTTGAAAATCTTCTGAAAAAACAGCCCGGTGTGCGTGAGGCTTTTGTAAATCTTGCAGGTGAAACAGCTACGGTGAAGATCACCTCCCGGGCAAATATGAAATCGATAGCCCAGGCCTCTGAGAAGGCCGGTTATCCAATAGATGTTATGAAAGATGAATCGCCTGACTATCAGGAGGATCAATCTGTTCGGCTTAATGAAATGCGCTCCAAGGCTATTCTTGCCATGGCTTTTGCCATACCCCTGATGGTGGTTTCCATGGGAGAAATGGTGGGCATACCATTACCTGGAATAATAAGTCACCATGCCAATCCGCTTAACTTTGCCCTGGCACAACTCTTTCTTACTCTGCCCATTGTCTGGTCTGGAAGGCATTTCTACAGGTATGGATTCAGAAATCTCATACACGGTGCTCCCAATATGGACTCATTGATAGCCATAGGCACTGGAGCAGCTCTGGTCTACAGTACATGGAATCTTGTGGAAATATTTCTGGGTCACATGCCGCACCAAAGAGCCATGGATCTGTATTATGAATCCGCTGCTGTCATTATTGCCATGGTTTCCCTTGGTAAATACCTTGAACAAAAGGCCAAAACCAAAACATCCGATGCTATAAGACAACTCATCAAACTACGGCCTGATAAAGCTGTGGTGCTGGAAAACGGTGAGCAGATAACTATCAATGTAGAAGATATACAGAAAGGGCAGGTTTTGGTGGTTCGCCCCGGGGAAAGAATACCTGTAGACGGTATTGTGGTACGGGGCAGTTCGGCTGTGGATGAGTCCATGCTCACAGGAGAAAGTATACCCAAGACCAAGGAAGAGGGAGACCGGGTATACGGTGGCACCTTGAATACTAACGGCAATATCAGGTTTAAAGCGGAGAATGTAGGTTCTGAAACCGCCCTGGCCAGAATAATTAAGATGATTGAAGATGCTCAAGGATCTAAGGCTCCCATCGCCTCCATGGTGGATCGTGTCAGCCTGTACTTTGTTCCGGTGGTCATCATCCTGGCATTTGTTTCAGGACTTGCATGGCTGTTTATCGGTCAGGCAGAGTTTACTTTTGCTCTCAGGATTTTTATTGCTGTTCTTGTTATCGCTTGTCCTTGTGCACTGGGACTGGCCACTCCAACAGCAATAATGGTGGGTACAGGAAGAGGCGCACAACTTGGAGTTCTGATTAAAGGCGGTGAAGTGCTTGAAGCAGCTAAAAGTGTGCAAGTGGTAATATTTGATAAAACCGGGACCTTGACTAAGGGCAAGCCTTCTTTAACTGATACCATTTTGGTAGATGAAAAAGAAAACCGGGATGAACTGCTCAGATACCTGTTCGCTGTGGAGGATCAGTCTGAGCATCCATTGGCTAAAGCTGTAGTGGAAAGCCTGAAGGATGAGATTCAAGGAGAAGGTATTGAACCGGACAATTTTCAATCCATTCCAGGGAAAGGGGTCAGTGCCAGGATTAATAATCGTAAAATAATTGTGGGCAGCTTTGGTTTATTTGAAGAGCTGATGCCTGAGGTTCTCAGGTTGTCTTTCCTTGAGGAAACCAGAAAGACCCTGAGTGCCCAGGGTAAAACACCATTGCTGGTTTCTCTTGATGAGAAAATAGTCATGGCTCTCGGTGTGGCGGATGAAATAAGGCCAGAGGCCCCCGAGGTTATTCAAAAGTTAAAGTCAGCTGGAATCAAGGTGGTCATGCTCACCGGAGACAATGCTGTCACTGCTGAAGCCATTGCCAAAAAAGCCGGTATTGATGATGTCAGGGCCCAGGTTCTGCCTGAAAACAAGGCCAGTGAGGTCCAGGCTTACCAGCAGCAGGGATATAAGGTAGCAATGGTTGGTGATGGCATAAATGATGCCCCGGCTCTAACTGTGGCTGACGTAGGCATTTCCATGGGTACCGGCATTGACGTGGCCATAGAGTCCGGCGATGTGGTGCTTATGCGCGGTGATCTTACAGGCGTTTTAACCGCGCTGGATTTGAGCAGGGCAACTGTAAGAAATATCAGGCAGAACCTGTTTTGGGCATTTATCTATAATGTTTGCGGCTTGCCGGTGGCAGCTGGTTTACTGAAACTTTTTGGAGGGCCAACCTTAAGCCCCATGTTTGCAGGTGCAGCCATGGCCATGAGTTCAGTTTCAGTTGTAACCAATGCTTTACGGCTGAGGTTCTACAAACCCAAATAA
- a CDS encoding ATP-grasp domain-containing protein, with protein sequence MFSDEDDVLFSDVKLEDGTDYFLYIGELKTDGLNEFVKENLSKIHNKKFDYISILPDVMESYPHRNILIINPLARNLYHQTSRKFSCRMSPGDFAGVVSYSMTVLQLVRMLIKRQGNLYVHVFESLPELTFTRMPGVTLLGPNGQVAGMWNNKLYQLQMLKDVVPVIDYKISGGVNEMLKNIEESLTNWPDGVFVSQPYSAAGTNSFIVNSMEDLAQRLPLPQATYFLSRYVPHVHDPTVLGVVGNEDDVFIAAIADQEIEGGNMFRGSTFPSVLSYKEQLEIKEHTRMVGKVLGRSGYRGIFGCDYIVDKQGNIFFVEVNARKQGTTMEMCCTLENLLPEDAPSLMELEYYAVTENRLPSNKVEISDAISDLNWRTYNFKVDREVVTKHFLPLEEDERELFRQVKRNGIEHKMIILEHVGHGCSIKPGTFLGRVVAVSRSREILDREIKFGRQMLEESITNME encoded by the coding sequence ATGTTTTCCGATGAAGATGATGTATTGTTTTCTGATGTAAAGCTTGAAGATGGCACTGATTATTTTCTTTATATTGGAGAACTCAAGACTGATGGACTCAATGAGTTCGTCAAGGAGAATCTTTCAAAAATACACAATAAAAAATTTGATTACATTTCCATTCTTCCAGATGTAATGGAATCCTACCCGCATCGCAATATATTAATCATCAATCCTCTGGCCCGCAATCTTTACCACCAGACAAGCCGTAAGTTCAGCTGCCGTATGTCCCCGGGCGATTTTGCCGGTGTGGTTTCCTATTCCATGACAGTTTTGCAATTGGTACGCATGCTTATCAAAAGGCAGGGCAATCTGTATGTTCATGTTTTTGAATCATTGCCGGAATTGACATTTACCAGAATGCCCGGGGTTACCTTGCTGGGCCCCAATGGCCAGGTGGCCGGCATGTGGAATAACAAACTCTACCAGCTTCAAATGCTTAAGGACGTTGTGCCCGTCATTGACTATAAAATATCCGGCGGAGTCAATGAAATGCTTAAAAACATAGAAGAAAGTCTGACCAACTGGCCAGACGGAGTTTTTGTATCTCAACCCTATTCCGCAGCCGGAACCAACAGCTTTATTGTCAATAGCATGGAAGATCTTGCTCAAAGACTGCCTCTTCCTCAGGCCACTTATTTCTTAAGCCGTTATGTGCCCCATGTGCATGACCCAACTGTTCTTGGGGTGGTGGGTAATGAAGATGATGTCTTTATTGCAGCCATTGCAGATCAGGAGATAGAGGGCGGCAACATGTTTCGTGGTTCCACTTTTCCATCTGTTTTGTCCTACAAAGAGCAGCTGGAGATTAAGGAACATACCCGCATGGTGGGAAAAGTTCTGGGGAGAAGCGGGTACAGGGGGATATTCGGGTGTGACTATATAGTGGACAAACAGGGCAATATCTTTTTTGTGGAAGTCAATGCCCGCAAACAGGGAACCACTATGGAAATGTGCTGTACCTTGGAAAACCTGCTGCCTGAGGATGCTCCTTCACTGATGGAACTGGAATATTATGCTGTTACAGAAAACAGGCTTCCATCCAATAAAGTAGAAATATCCGATGCTATTTCAGACTTGAATTGGAGGACATATAACTTCAAGGTGGACAGAGAGGTTGTTACCAAACATTTTCTGCCTCTCGAGGAAGACGAACGTGAGCTTTTCCGTCAGGTTAAGAGAAATGGTATTGAGCATAAAATGATAATCCTGGAACATGTTGGACATGGCTGCTCCATAAAGCCTGGAACCTTTCTGGGGCGAGTTGTGGCGGTTTCCAGAAGCAGGGAGATATTAGACAGGGAAATCAAGTTTGGCAGGCAAATGCTGGAAGAATCTATAACCAATATGGAATAA